In Esox lucius isolate fEsoLuc1 chromosome 6, fEsoLuc1.pri, whole genome shotgun sequence, the following proteins share a genomic window:
- the LOC109615859 gene encoding uncharacterized protein LOC109615859: MLNRAPTEGPINVLFLAYIFCFITIGYTKHISENELNDSTLMNDKMPTLTPLIDNPFQNNQHVTLEQTDFQNTVESLQVKVPGDDIFEVQGERQKAKTTENNLYTNHFDQLEKIDWILSIVFYAFILIAFIYDAVRVSKEARRRSNAVAAATLKKKQPPPVEPQLTSYKCDPMSDFQEIPLSESNKEVSKLHISCIQDKANFCRASNTNTTNKPDAESPLTVVCYN, translated from the exons ATGCTTAATCGCGCCCCCACGGAAGGGCCGATCAACGTTTTATTTTTGGcctatattttctgtttcataactATCGGTTATAcgaaacacatttcagaaaatgaGTTAAATGATTCTACTTTGATGAATGACAAGATGCCGACTTTGACCCCTTTGATAGATAACCCTTTTCAGAACAATCAACATGTCACTCTGGAACAGAccgattttcaaaacacagttgagAGTTTGCAGGTTAAAG TTCCAGGTGATGATATCTTCGAAGTGCAGGGAGAAAGGCAAAAAgccaaaactacagaaaacaacTTATATACCAATCACTTCGATCAACTTGAAAAAATTGACTGGATTTTATCGATTGTTTTCTACGCCTTCATCCTGATAG CATTTATCTATGATGCAGTCCGGGTCTCCAAGGAGGCCAGAAGAAGATCTAATGCTGTAGCTGCTGCCACTTTGAAGAAAAAGCAGCCACCTCCGGTTGAGCCACAGTTAACTTCCTATAAATGTGATCCTATGTCTG ACTTTCAAGAGATCCCTCTGTCTGAATCAAACAAAGAAGTATCTAAGTTGCACATTAGCTGCATCCAGGACAAAGCAAACTTCTGCAGGGcatccaacaccaacacaaCCAACAAGCCAGATGCAG AGTCTCCGCTAACTGTGGTTTGCTACAACTGA